In Acidianus brierleyi, one genomic interval encodes:
- a CDS encoding rubrerythrin, whose translation MALGKETEMGLKELFKANAEDYLMLTFLANKLEKMGRTEEAKMLREKATVEYGHATGIFEKLLANYDASKLLGDFAKEEDEEHVSEYNNVAMKAKEEGHNDIEAMLCAYADQEKGIAEASKKVLAMIGDFAKEEDEEHVSEYNNVAMKAKEEGHNDIEAMLCAYAEQEKDIAETAKKVAKAL comes from the coding sequence ATGGCTCTAGGTAAAGAAACCGAAATGGGATTAAAGGAATTATTTAAAGCAAATGCAGAAGATTATCTAATGTTAACATTCTTAGCAAATAAGTTAGAAAAGATGGGAAGAACAGAAGAAGCTAAAATGCTAAGGGAAAAAGCTACAGTAGAATATGGACACGCTACAGGTATATTTGAAAAGTTACTAGCTAATTACGACGCTAGCAAGTTATTAGGAGATTTTGCTAAAGAAGAAGACGAAGAACACGTAAGCGAATACAATAATGTAGCTATGAAAGCAAAAGAAGAAGGACACAATGACATAGAAGCTATGTTATGCGCTTACGCAGATCAAGAAAAGGGAATAGCTGAAGCATCTAAAAAAGTTTTAGCGATGATAGGAGATTTTGCTAAAGAAGAAGACGAAGAACACGTAAGCGAATACAATAATGTAGCTATGAAAGCAAAAGAAGAAGGACACAATGACATAGAAGCTATGTTATGCGCTTACGCAGAACAGGAGAAAGATATAGCAGAAACTGCAAAGAAAGTTGCTAAGGCACTCTAA
- a CDS encoding amidase produces MSLEELNTKYNAFITIKEVAPNSNGPLSGLTFGVKDIILTKGIKTTAGSKILKDYIPQNNAWIVNKILNNGGKIIGKTNTHEFAIGATNTSSIAGPAKNPIDPERISGGSSGGSAVAVALNMVDVGIGTDTGGSIRIPASLCGVIGFKPTTGIIPTTGIIPFSWTFDTVGFLTKNMNTLRKVVETVIPVENKDVLISKTRLKPRLGIFLFSDDPASRALKPLLNKLTNYFDLVDINLNFLQFFGGNIRGTIALAEGASYHRDWIESIPGEYFPDVKALLMEGVKIKAIDYLESLRARRVVLEEYIKAFENIDAIISPTTKIPAPKISEVIGKEKDFRSLLVANTELFSVVGAPSISIPATKINGLPIGLMISGEPYNDGVVLDIAEKILSIIQ; encoded by the coding sequence ATGTCATTAGAAGAATTAAATACCAAATACAATGCGTTTATAACAATTAAGGAGGTAGCTCCTAATTCTAACGGCCCATTATCTGGGCTAACATTTGGAGTTAAGGACATTATACTTACAAAAGGAATTAAAACCACTGCTGGCTCTAAAATTTTAAAAGATTATATTCCACAAAACAATGCATGGATAGTTAATAAAATACTTAATAACGGTGGGAAAATAATAGGGAAGACAAATACTCATGAATTTGCTATAGGTGCTACAAATACTTCTTCTATAGCTGGACCAGCCAAAAATCCTATAGATCCTGAAAGAATAAGTGGAGGATCAAGTGGAGGATCTGCTGTAGCTGTAGCACTAAATATGGTAGATGTTGGTATAGGAACCGATACTGGAGGTTCTATAAGGATTCCTGCATCATTATGTGGAGTTATTGGATTTAAACCTACTACTGGAATAATACCTACTACTGGAATAATACCATTTAGTTGGACTTTTGATACAGTAGGCTTTCTAACTAAAAACATGAATACTTTAAGGAAAGTTGTTGAAACTGTAATTCCAGTTGAAAATAAAGATGTTCTAATTTCTAAAACACGATTAAAACCGAGATTAGGCATCTTTCTATTTTCTGACGATCCTGCATCAAGAGCGTTAAAACCATTGTTGAATAAGTTAACAAACTATTTTGATTTAGTTGATATTAATCTGAACTTTCTCCAATTTTTCGGTGGGAACATAAGAGGAACAATAGCATTAGCCGAGGGTGCAAGTTATCATCGTGATTGGATAGAATCAATTCCTGGTGAGTATTTTCCTGATGTCAAAGCTTTATTAATGGAGGGAGTAAAAATTAAGGCTATAGACTATTTAGAATCTCTAAGAGCTAGGAGAGTCGTCCTGGAAGAGTATATAAAAGCATTTGAAAATATTGACGCAATAATCTCTCCTACAACTAAAATTCCTGCACCTAAAATAAGCGAAGTAATAGGAAAAGAAAAGGATTTTAGAAGCTTGCTTGTAGCTAATACTGAGCTTTTTAGTGTAGTAGGTGCACCGTCAATCAGCATACCTGCAACAAAAATTAATGGTTTACCTATAGGTCTAATGATAAGTGGAGAACCTTATAATGATGGAGTTGTATTAGACATAGCTGAAAAAATTTTATCTATTATCCAATAG
- a CDS encoding NAD(P)H-hydrate dehydratase encodes MITSLEMRAIEINSEALGVPTLLLMENAGRSVKDEIIKKIGDVKGKSVYVFVGHGGKGGDGLVCARHLAGEGANVNVILLGENKHKDALFNQSAIQEMDYTIKLLEIKDIDYLKPVEADILVDAMLGTGFRGKPREPFRTAIKVFNESMGFKVSIDVPSGIDSDTGDAPGDYVKPDLVVTFHDIKTGLLKHNFTVVVDKIGIPPEAEIFVGPGDLLTNIRKREMKSKKGAGGRVLIIGGSKTYSGAPSLSGLAALKTGADLVYVASPEDTASIIASYSPDLITIKLKGKNINPNNLDELKPWIDKVNSIVIGPGMGLSDETIEASKIIVNYMKEKGKFAVIDADALKAIRGEKLYQNFIITPHAGEFKIFFGIDVLEDPIQRINQVIEKAKECNCTVLLKGYFDVISDGKKFKLNKTGNPGMTVGGTGDTLTGIVATLLAQGLSTFNAASIGVFINSLAGSLVYAKEGNHILSTEIINEIPNVLQDPIESFKKKPYTRVLN; translated from the coding sequence ATGATAACTAGTTTAGAAATGAGGGCTATTGAAATAAATAGTGAAGCGTTAGGCGTGCCTACTCTTCTACTTATGGAAAATGCAGGCAGATCAGTAAAGGATGAAATAATAAAGAAAATAGGCGACGTAAAAGGTAAGTCAGTATATGTTTTTGTAGGCCACGGAGGAAAGGGTGGTGATGGTTTAGTATGTGCTAGACATTTGGCAGGAGAAGGGGCTAACGTAAATGTAATTCTGTTAGGTGAAAACAAACATAAAGACGCACTATTTAATCAGTCAGCTATTCAAGAAATGGATTATACTATAAAACTTTTAGAAATAAAAGATATTGATTATCTGAAACCAGTTGAAGCTGATATATTAGTAGATGCAATGTTGGGTACTGGATTTAGGGGAAAACCTAGGGAGCCATTTAGAACCGCTATTAAGGTATTTAATGAGAGTATGGGTTTCAAGGTATCTATCGATGTACCGTCAGGAATAGACAGCGATACAGGAGATGCTCCGGGCGATTACGTTAAGCCAGACTTAGTAGTAACTTTTCATGATATAAAAACTGGTTTATTAAAACATAATTTTACAGTAGTAGTAGATAAGATAGGGATTCCGCCAGAAGCTGAGATTTTTGTAGGACCTGGTGATCTTCTTACCAATATAAGGAAAAGAGAAATGAAAAGTAAGAAAGGTGCTGGAGGGAGAGTATTAATTATAGGCGGAAGCAAGACATATAGTGGAGCGCCTAGTCTCTCTGGACTTGCTGCCTTAAAAACCGGAGCCGATTTAGTCTATGTTGCTTCACCAGAAGATACTGCCTCTATAATAGCCTCATATTCACCGGATTTAATAACAATAAAACTAAAAGGGAAAAATATAAATCCTAATAATTTAGACGAATTAAAGCCATGGATAGATAAGGTAAATTCTATAGTAATAGGTCCAGGTATGGGGCTCTCTGACGAGACTATAGAAGCATCAAAGATAATAGTAAATTATATGAAGGAAAAGGGTAAGTTTGCCGTAATTGATGCTGATGCTTTAAAAGCAATAAGGGGAGAGAAATTATATCAAAACTTTATAATAACACCACATGCTGGAGAGTTTAAAATATTTTTTGGAATAGATGTCTTAGAAGATCCAATACAAAGAATAAATCAAGTTATTGAAAAGGCTAAGGAGTGTAACTGTACTGTGCTACTTAAAGGGTATTTTGATGTAATAAGCGATGGTAAAAAATTCAAATTGAATAAGACAGGAAATCCTGGAATGACTGTAGGTGGAACTGGAGATACCTTAACGGGAATAGTGGCAACTTTACTAGCTCAAGGTCTTTCTACTTTTAATGCTGCGTCTATAGGAGTTTTTATCAATAGTTTAGCCGGTTCTTTAGTATATGCTAAAGAAGGTAATCATATACTTTCTACAGAAATTATTAATGAGATTCCAAATGTTTTGCAAGACCCTATAGAATCATTTAAGAAAAAACCATATACTAGAGTTCTTAATTAG
- a CDS encoding peroxiredoxin — protein MVLEKGQEAPDFEAESSKGRIKLSSLRGKKVVLYFYPKAFTPGCTRELQRFTELYEEFKKNNSEVIGVSVDSLNTQKKFSEKYNSTFPLISDKEKQIVNTYGVINEKGTSAQRITFIIDENGKIIEVLKNLKKAEEHADKALEIVKSN, from the coding sequence ATGGTTTTAGAAAAAGGTCAAGAAGCTCCAGATTTTGAAGCTGAAAGTAGTAAAGGAAGAATAAAACTCTCTTCACTTAGAGGAAAAAAGGTTGTATTATATTTTTATCCTAAAGCATTTACGCCTGGCTGTACTAGAGAACTTCAAAGATTTACTGAGCTTTATGAAGAATTTAAGAAGAATAATAGTGAAGTTATAGGAGTAAGTGTTGATAGCTTAAATACACAAAAGAAATTTTCAGAGAAATATAATTCTACTTTTCCACTAATTTCAGATAAAGAAAAACAGATTGTAAACACTTATGGTGTTATTAATGAAAAAGGAACCAGTGCTCAAAGAATTACGTTCATAATAGACGAGAATGGCAAAATAATAGAAGTTTTGAAAAATCTAAAGAAGGCTGAAGAGCATGCAGATAAAGCCTTAGAGATAGTAAAATCTAATTAA
- a CDS encoding IS5 family transposase produces the protein MEKKNTRDWSKYDENVVTRYKLMFPFYVFEHWWELLQEENRYAKTKYKAPKEFNDFLAFLHLFLPYRAIEGVLSALAEMKIIPTSLDYSTIWERVRNMNINFPEASDELEVIADGTGISTTRGGQYVVAKWGKRRDSKFLKIEVVMEKDEFKIVSAEVTSNEAESASNTVKDLKEKGKEVKRFYGDKAYDTNEIYNLGVDVVVPPRKDASTRRGHPARRKAVREFKKLGYERWRDEKGYGNRWLVESLFSAVKRTFGESVRATSFAGQVVEAKLKFWAYAWMMYMANLVVGRAKGFEVKK, from the coding sequence ATGGAAAAGAAGAACACTAGGGATTGGAGCAAGTACGATGAGAACGTGGTAACAAGATATAAGCTAATGTTCCCCTTCTACGTCTTCGAACACTGGTGGGAATTACTCCAGGAAGAGAACAGGTATGCTAAGACCAAGTACAAGGCACCAAAGGAGTTCAACGACTTCCTAGCATTCCTACACTTATTCTTACCTTACAGAGCAATAGAAGGAGTACTAAGCGCACTAGCAGAAATGAAGATAATCCCGACAAGCCTAGATTATTCAACAATATGGGAAAGGGTAAGAAACATGAATATTAATTTCCCTGAAGCGAGTGACGAACTTGAAGTAATAGCTGATGGTACTGGAATAAGCACAACAAGAGGAGGACAATACGTAGTAGCAAAGTGGGGCAAAAGGAGGGATTCAAAATTCCTTAAGATTGAAGTAGTTATGGAGAAGGACGAGTTCAAGATAGTAAGCGCTGAGGTGACGAGTAATGAGGCCGAATCTGCTTCAAATACTGTAAAGGACTTGAAGGAAAAGGGTAAGGAAGTTAAGAGGTTCTATGGCGATAAGGCTTATGATACTAACGAGATTTATAATCTTGGTGTTGATGTTGTTGTTCCTCCTAGGAAAGACGCTTCTACTAGGCGTGGTCATCCTGCTAGGCGTAAGGCTGTGCGCGAGTTCAAGAAGTTGGGTTATGAACGTTGGCGGGATGAGAAGGGTTATGGTAATAGGTGGTTGGTTGAATCCTTGTTCTCAGCGGTTAAGCGTACTTTTGGTGAGTCTGTTAGGGCTACGAGTTTTGCTGGTCAAGTTGTTGAGGCTAAGCTCAAGTTTTGGGCTTATGCTTGGATGATGTACATGGCCAACCTTGTTGTTGGTCGAGCTAAGGGCTTTGAGGTCAAGAAGTAG
- the herA gene encoding DNA double-strand break repair helicase HerA: MIVGYIIGTATTQEATMLAKEPVRLGRYVILEYDNLKVLGLITAVTRGSPLINDSMDDVEILDDMTFVNQIPRYIKSEIKLVFDFNSGSQPDIPPIAGTPVRFAEDDELKKLFSDGDISIGKLIGTKVPVKIKINSLARHLAILAATGSGKSNTVAVISQRISNIGGSVLIFDYHGEYYNSDIQFLNPIDPKLNPRYLAAREFSTLLEIPRNAPIQYRILRRAFTEYQKEIEEKINSGEIDMSQLNDSFIDDIERIINDILKDDQQKKAKDSADEVKNKLEEFAERYAGIIDLTAPDITLQIKTRRVNVVDISHLDEDAMDAIVSHYLRKILECRKNYKRKGKGLSFPVISVIEEAHVFLSKIDNTLTKIWAGKIAREGRKFGVGLIIVSQRPKGLDENILSQMTNKIILKIVEPNDKKYILDASDNLSEDLVNQLSALDTGEAIIIGNLVKIPAFVKIDRFEGRLGGADPDMIGEWQKAEEEDKLNSTAADFG; the protein is encoded by the coding sequence ATGATTGTCGGTTACATTATTGGTACAGCAACAACACAAGAAGCCACTATGCTGGCTAAAGAACCTGTTAGACTTGGAAGATATGTAATTTTAGAATATGATAATCTTAAAGTATTAGGACTAATAACCGCCGTAACTAGAGGTAGTCCATTAATAAATGATTCTATGGACGACGTAGAAATTTTAGATGATATGACATTTGTTAATCAAATCCCTAGATACATAAAATCAGAAATAAAATTAGTATTTGATTTTAATTCAGGTTCACAGCCAGATATTCCCCCAATAGCAGGAACGCCAGTAAGATTTGCAGAAGACGATGAATTGAAAAAACTATTCTCTGACGGAGATATTAGTATAGGCAAATTAATTGGGACAAAGGTTCCAGTAAAAATAAAGATAAACTCTTTGGCTAGACATTTAGCAATCTTGGCTGCTACTGGTAGTGGAAAATCTAATACTGTAGCTGTAATTTCCCAAAGAATATCTAATATTGGCGGATCTGTATTAATATTTGATTATCACGGAGAGTATTACAACAGCGATATACAGTTTTTAAATCCTATAGATCCAAAGCTGAATCCTAGATACTTAGCTGCGAGAGAATTCTCAACACTTTTAGAAATACCAAGGAATGCTCCTATACAGTATAGGATTTTAAGGAGGGCATTTACAGAATATCAAAAAGAAATTGAGGAAAAAATAAATTCTGGGGAAATTGATATGTCGCAGTTAAATGATTCTTTTATTGACGATATTGAGAGAATAATAAATGACATACTTAAAGATGACCAGCAGAAAAAAGCTAAAGATTCTGCAGATGAGGTCAAAAATAAACTTGAAGAATTTGCAGAAAGGTATGCAGGCATAATAGACTTAACTGCCCCTGATATAACTCTTCAGATAAAAACACGAAGGGTGAATGTAGTAGATATTAGCCATTTAGATGAAGACGCTATGGACGCAATAGTTTCTCATTATCTAAGAAAAATTTTGGAATGTAGAAAGAATTATAAAAGGAAAGGCAAAGGACTTAGTTTTCCAGTAATTTCAGTTATCGAAGAAGCACATGTTTTCCTTTCTAAAATAGACAATACACTAACAAAAATTTGGGCGGGGAAAATAGCTAGAGAAGGAAGAAAATTTGGTGTAGGTCTTATAATAGTTAGTCAAAGACCGAAGGGACTAGATGAAAATATATTAAGTCAAATGACGAATAAGATTATTTTAAAAATAGTCGAACCCAATGATAAAAAATACATATTAGACGCAAGTGACAATTTAAGTGAAGATTTAGTAAATCAATTGTCGGCATTAGATACTGGAGAAGCAATAATAATTGGCAACCTAGTTAAGATTCCTGCATTTGTTAAAATAGATAGATTTGAAGGAAGATTAGGAGGAGCAGATCCAGATATGATAGGCGAATGGCAAAAAGCTGAAGAAGAAGATAAACTAAATTCAACAGCGGCGGATTTTGGGTGA
- the ppcA gene encoding phosphoenolpyruvate carboxylase, protein MRKIPRTMSTQHPDNARVPEWARSEVIEGDDEVVEAYYSYMTLGTHEVMWDAEGKDVDTHVVRKLLSNYSEYFKENLLGQDIFLTYRLPNPKIEGAERKVFAETMESIPIAYDVAEKFYNKKVIPVFEVILPFTTDYTEIVAVAKYYEKAVSGKENIELNDGIYVKDFVGEINPKKVEVIPLIEDKDSLLKVEDIVTGYYKAIKPNYMRIFIARSDPAMNYGMLSAVLLAKYALSKLYTLKSKLNIDIFPIIGVGSLPFRGHLSPDNYENHLKEYKGVYTFTIQSAYKYDYEENKIKESINNINNTGITEPLVFSEEEEKILKRIIERYVVSYQPIIESLAPAINYIAFFLPKRRARKLHISLFGYARSTGKVTLPRAITFVGTLYSIGLPPEIFGISSLLSLSNEETDLLNKSYIMMKKDLEESAKYINPDSLDLIRKIWNIDENIIKMIENDITFLENNLGIKIDNKDFNSKKHVLLSSLLLLACREKREEEIRQYAKEMALIRKSIG, encoded by the coding sequence ATGAGAAAAATACCTAGAACTATGTCTACACAACACCCAGATAACGCAAGAGTGCCAGAATGGGCTAGAAGTGAAGTTATAGAAGGAGACGATGAAGTAGTTGAAGCATATTATTCTTATATGACATTAGGGACTCACGAAGTAATGTGGGACGCTGAAGGTAAAGATGTAGATACTCACGTAGTTAGAAAACTTTTATCAAATTATTCAGAATATTTTAAAGAAAACCTATTGGGTCAGGATATATTTCTAACTTATAGGTTACCTAACCCTAAAATAGAAGGTGCAGAAAGAAAAGTTTTTGCAGAAACCATGGAAAGCATACCTATAGCCTATGATGTAGCAGAAAAATTCTATAACAAAAAAGTTATACCAGTTTTCGAAGTAATTCTTCCTTTTACAACAGACTATACTGAAATAGTTGCCGTAGCAAAGTACTATGAAAAGGCAGTATCTGGTAAGGAAAATATAGAACTTAATGATGGTATATATGTTAAAGATTTTGTAGGAGAAATAAATCCAAAAAAGGTTGAAGTTATACCTTTAATAGAAGATAAAGACTCACTCCTAAAAGTTGAGGATATAGTCACTGGGTATTATAAAGCGATAAAACCCAATTATATGAGGATATTTATAGCAAGGTCTGATCCAGCTATGAATTATGGAATGCTTTCAGCAGTACTTCTCGCAAAGTATGCACTAAGCAAATTATATACGTTAAAGTCTAAATTGAACATTGATATATTTCCAATAATAGGAGTAGGTTCTTTACCTTTTAGAGGCCACTTAAGCCCTGATAATTACGAGAATCATCTTAAAGAGTATAAAGGCGTATATACATTTACTATACAATCTGCATATAAATATGATTATGAAGAGAATAAAATTAAAGAATCTATAAATAATATAAACAACACAGGAATAACGGAGCCATTAGTATTTTCGGAAGAAGAAGAGAAGATCCTTAAGAGGATAATAGAGAGATATGTAGTAAGTTATCAACCAATTATTGAAAGTCTAGCTCCTGCTATAAATTACATAGCATTTTTCTTACCTAAGAGGAGAGCTAGAAAACTTCATATAAGCTTATTTGGATATGCTAGAAGTACTGGAAAAGTAACCCTACCTAGGGCAATAACATTTGTTGGAACATTGTACTCTATAGGTCTGCCACCAGAAATATTTGGAATTTCTTCGTTACTTTCTCTATCTAATGAAGAAACGGATCTATTAAACAAGAGTTACATCATGATGAAAAAGGACTTAGAGGAAAGTGCGAAATATATAAATCCAGATTCACTGGATTTAATACGAAAAATATGGAATATAGATGAGAATATAATAAAGATGATAGAAAACGATATAACATTTCTCGAAAACAACCTAGGAATAAAGATAGATAATAAAGATTTCAATTCCAAAAAACATGTTCTGTTGTCCTCTTTATTACTTTTAGCTTGCAGAGAAAAAAGAGAAGAAGAAATAAGGCAATATGCTAAAGAAATGGCTCTTATAAGAAAATCTATTGGATAA
- a CDS encoding PqqD family protein: MKLKVPPRIKVLEALGAIADGRIKKVEDHYEVISSEGDRIYNVKINGEKAYSNDNGTVYRNYIGYPIIAVLMLEGKLKYDEKISKSLKGIDWKRLNETYKNYAKVEEIVDKIAEEKGVNKEEINNIVEEVLNELRRLSLEKAS, encoded by the coding sequence ATGAAACTTAAAGTCCCCCCAAGGATAAAAGTGTTAGAGGCGTTAGGGGCTATAGCCGATGGCAGAATCAAAAAAGTCGAAGATCATTATGAGGTTATTTCCTCCGAAGGAGATCGCATTTACAATGTAAAGATAAATGGAGAAAAAGCATATAGTAACGACAATGGAACGGTTTATAGAAATTATATAGGATATCCCATAATAGCAGTACTAATGTTAGAAGGTAAATTAAAATATGATGAGAAAATATCAAAATCCCTAAAAGGAATAGATTGGAAAAGACTTAATGAAACATATAAAAATTATGCTAAAGTAGAGGAAATAGTAGATAAAATAGCTGAAGAGAAAGGAGTTAATAAGGAGGAAATAAACAATATAGTAGAGGAAGTTTTAAATGAGCTCAGAAGACTATCTCTTGAAAAAGCTTCCTGA